In the genome of Limnobaculum zhutongyuii, one region contains:
- a CDS encoding YpfN family protein, translated as MHWLADYWWVILIILVGMIINGIKALYKVNYDRSMKENSKLPPHRDNNAAWDKEEDEEWNRNNKK; from the coding sequence ATGCATTGGCTCGCAGACTACTGGTGGGTAATCCTGATCATTCTGGTCGGTATGATTATCAATGGTATAAAAGCACTGTATAAAGTGAATTATGACCGCTCAATGAAAGAAAACTCGAAGCTTCCTCCTCACCGGGACAACAACGCGGCATGGGACAAAGAGGAAGACGAAGAGTGGAACCGCAACAATAAAAAGTAG